A genomic segment from Triticum dicoccoides isolate Atlit2015 ecotype Zavitan chromosome 1A, WEW_v2.0, whole genome shotgun sequence encodes:
- the LOC119320631 gene encoding serine carboxypeptidase-like 51 codes for MESRALAFISVLLSLLRAAHATTAGTADGMERWGYVEVRPKAHLFWWYYKSPQAQRVSTPTKPWPTVLWLQGGPGASGVGVGNFLEVGPLNGDLKPRSSTWLQKADLIFVDNPVGVGYSYVEDDSLLVTTDLQAAADMNTLLKALVKELTTLQSSLLFIVAESYGGKYAATLGVSVVRAVRAGELKLPLGGVALGDSWISPEDFASSYGALLFQVSRLDRNGADHANKDAQVVKQQVAAGQYKQAQATLNRMLNWIIVNSGHVDVYNFLLDTGMDPVVAASSSPAVPEYSRYLESKSVGDSIQEAMNGAIKQKLKIIPKDLVWQAQSSSVYYALINDFMKPRIQEVDELLSYGVNVTVYNGQLDVICSTVGAEAWVQKLKWDGLKNFLALPRQPLYCGSAGATKGFVRSYKNLHFYWILGAGHFVPVDQPCVALDMIGNITQSPALSRS; via the exons ATGGAGTCCCGTGCTCTCGCCTTCATCTCCGTCCTCCTCTCTCTGCTTCGTGCCGCGCATGCCACCACCGCCGGAACCGCCGACGGCATGGAGCGGTGGGGATACGTGGAGGTTCGGCCGA AGGCTCACCTGTTCTGGTGGTACTACAAGAGCCCCCAGGCCCAGAGGGTGTCCACGCCCACCAAGCCATGGCCGACCGTCCTCTGGCTGCAGGGTGGCCCG GGAGCGTCGGGCGTCGGGGTCGGCAACTTCCTCGAGGTCGGGCCGCTCAACGGCGACCTCAAGCCACGCAGCTCGACATGGCTGCAGAAGGCCGACCTCATCTTCGTG GACAACCCTGTGGGGGTCGGATACAGCTACGTGGAGGACGACAGCCTGCTGGTGACCACCGATCTACAGGCGGCGGCGGACATGAACACGCTGCTCAAGGCCCTCGTCAAGGAGCTGACGACTCTGCAGAGCAGCCTGCTGTTCATCGTCGCCGAGTCGTACGGCGGCAAGTACGCCGCCACGCTCGGCGTCTCCGTCGTCAGAGCCGTCCGCGCCGGCGAGCTCAAGCTCCCGCTCGGCGGCGTGGCGCTCGGAGACAGCTGGATCTCGCCGGAGGATTTCGCG TCTTCGTATGGCGCGCTCTTGTTCCAGGTGTCGCGGCTGGATCGCAACGGCGCAGACCACGCAAACAA GGACGCACAGGTGGTGAAGCAGCAGGTTGCGGCGGGGCAGTACAAGCAAGCACAGGCCACACTCAACCGAATGCTCAACTGGATCATCGTCAACAGCGGCCACGTG GACGTGTATAACTTCTTGCTGGACACCGGGATGGACCCGGTGGTCGCGGCGAGCTCATCGCCGGCGGTGCCGGAGTACTCGAGGTACCTGGAGAGCAAGTCCGTAGGGGACTCCATTCAGGAGGCCATGAACGGAGCCATCAAGCAAAAGCTCAAGATCATCCCCAAAGACCTAGT ATGGCAGGCGCAATCCTCCAGCGTCTATTACGCGCTGATCAACGATTTCATGAAGCCGAGGATTCAGGAG GTTGATGAGCTCCTGTCGTATGGTGTCAATGTGACCGTGTACAATGGGCAG CTCGACGTGATCTGCTCGACTGTCGGCGCAGAAGCATGGGTACAGAAGCTCAA ATGGGATGGACTGAAGAACTTCTTGGCCCTGCCAAGACAGCCTCTCTACTGTGGCTCTGCTGGAGCCACCAAGGGCTTTGTTAGATCCTACAAAAACCTGCATTTCTACTGGATccttggagcagggcacttt GTACCTGTTGATCAGCCATGCGTTGCGCTTGACATGATCGGCAACATAACACAGTCTCCGGCTCTTTCTCGCTCATAG